The following proteins are co-located in the Bacteroidales bacterium genome:
- a CDS encoding type II toxin-antitoxin system Phd/YefM family antitoxin — protein MRAANFTEFRTRLKNFLDDVENNNETLIIKRGTGNGAVLISLGEYNSIMETVHLLSSKVNADRLYESIQQIKAGKGVQHDLIEE, from the coding sequence ATGAGAGCTGCAAACTTCACAGAATTCAGAACACGGCTTAAGAACTTTCTTGATGACGTCGAAAATAATAATGAAACGTTAATAATTAAAAGAGGGACAGGAAATGGGGCGGTGCTTATATCATTGGGTGAATATAATTCAATTATGGAAACTGTCCATTTATTAAGTTCCAAAGTCAATGCTGACAGATTATATGAGTCTATTCAGCAAATTAAAGCCGGAAAAGGAGTTCAGCATGATCTAATTGAAGAATGA
- a CDS encoding Txe/YoeB family addiction module toxin, translating into MRITFSKNAWEDYISWHSEDKKILKKINDLIKDIQRTPYEGMGIPEPLKYDLTGLWSRRIDREHRLVYKANENEIVIYSCRYHYDK; encoded by the coding sequence ATGCGAATTACATTTTCAAAAAATGCCTGGGAAGATTATATATCCTGGCATTCGGAAGATAAAAAGATCCTGAAAAAAATTAACGATCTTATTAAAGATATTCAAAGGACGCCTTATGAAGGAATGGGAATACCTGAACCTCTAAAATATGATTTGACCGGATTATGGTCAAGGCGAATTGATAGGGAACATAGATTAGTTTATAAGGCAAATGAAAATGAAATCGTAATATATAGCTGCCGGTATCATTACGACAAGTGA